A DNA window from Mastacembelus armatus chromosome 11, fMasArm1.2, whole genome shotgun sequence contains the following coding sequences:
- the cfap90 gene encoding uncharacterized protein C5orf49 homolog, translating into MDVSLESQTKPLSNLSSFSYVPPRRHEPKEMSYFNTESKAPEVSMFNRVYQQAEGFDMKLHREDRKHYKGRGLSINEEEKSRTVPVLSSSEYGRRSVPVLYQTNRQYAHVACMEAEFFMKNGIIWNVAEGYGSVTPI; encoded by the exons ATGGACGTATCTCTCGAGTCACAAACCAAACCGCTGTCCAACCTATCGTCCTTCAGTTACGTCCCACCACGACGACATGAACCGAAAGAAATGTCTTACTTTAACACAGAGTCAAAG GCCCCAGAAGTGTCCATGTTTAACCGGGTGTACCAGCAGGCCGAAGGTTTCGATATGAAACTGCACCGGGAAGACCGAAAACACTATAAAGGAAGAGGACTAAGCATAAATGAGGAG GAGAAGTCCAGAACTGTGCCAGTGCTCTCCTCTTCAGAATACGGACGCCGATCTGTTCCTGTCCTCTATCAAACAAACCGGCAGTATGCACATGTGGCTTGCATGGAAGCAGAATTTTTCATGAAAAATGGGATCATCTGGAATGTGGCAGAAGGATACGGATCAGTGACCCCGATCTGA